From the genome of Magnetococcales bacterium, one region includes:
- a CDS encoding cytidylate kinase-like family protein yields the protein MTHSPLQLVRSILDAGRYDADKKDDASARMKPLVTVSRYYGAAGSSTAKLLAERLGVQLYDKELLNAIVSQTKDDKQLLASLDERVSSLVDDILHSFFSKKSISSEAYFRYMAKVILGIAPLGGVIVGRAAHLLLPRKQTFCVRLEGSLATCAKRIAKHKDMKLEKAEKLVLQSNKEREKFEQQVAKRFPRAVHGFDLIVNTDRFAPNQAVEVIIAAMNQIGFQVPPEQA from the coding sequence ATGACTCACTCCCCTTTGCAACTTGTTCGCTCCATTCTCGATGCGGGCCGGTATGATGCCGACAAAAAGGATGACGCCTCCGCCCGCATGAAACCTTTGGTCACCGTCTCCCGTTATTATGGGGCCGCCGGTTCCAGTACCGCCAAATTGTTGGCCGAACGCCTCGGTGTTCAATTGTACGACAAAGAATTGTTGAACGCCATCGTCAGCCAAACCAAGGATGACAAACAACTCCTGGCCAGCCTGGATGAACGGGTCAGTTCCCTGGTGGACGACATCCTTCACTCCTTTTTCTCCAAGAAAAGCATCAGCTCCGAGGCCTATTTCCGCTACATGGCCAAGGTGATCCTGGGTATTGCCCCCCTGGGCGGGGTGATCGTGGGTCGGGCCGCCCATTTGCTTCTGCCGAGAAAACAGACTTTCTGTGTCCGGCTCGAAGGATCCCTGGCCACCTGTGCCAAACGGATCGCCAAACACAAGGACATGAAACTCGAAAAGGCCGAAAAACTGGTTCTCCAATCCAACAAGGAGCGGGAAAAATTCGAGCAGCAGGTGGCCAAACGGTTCCCCAGAGCGGTGCATGGATTTGACCTGATCGTCAATACCGACCGGTTCGCGCCGAATCAGGCCGTCGAAGTGATCATTGCCGCCATGAATCAGATCGGTTTTCAGGTACCACCGGAACAGGCGTAA
- a CDS encoding radical SAM protein — protein sequence MFMNYIWRYIMPSPLYRYRANRVLDWLTRHKVILSLAPPRLVYLELASVCNLRCQFCPTGVGRVGREPGFMKWETFKTVVDDLASIYPESFFHMWGESLLHPEFNRFVRYAKDHGFVEVFVNTNGNIDRDEKWFRELVASGIDVLQVDIDGNDQETYGKYRYNGKLELIFNFINNIQRIKSETNSKTPMITPFIVVNEYNKEQLPDLRKRLNAMGLPDIKMRNIKNFIARENADSADSYSQFNARQSGFGGLVLLKQDDSSIRNQCEYKKVLACPSLWSYLHITSQGKYVPCCQSYNQEDVLDSVDTIKPMAFWYSKRMRALRRMNLDSPQDIPICRSCGFIRRRTSSSPVSPSSQIQE from the coding sequence ATGTTTATGAACTATATATGGCGTTATATAATGCCTAGTCCTCTCTATCGGTATCGCGCCAATCGGGTTTTGGATTGGTTGACTCGACATAAGGTAATCTTATCCCTTGCCCCACCACGGTTGGTTTATTTGGAGTTGGCCTCGGTTTGCAATTTGCGCTGTCAATTCTGTCCCACGGGCGTGGGCCGGGTCGGACGTGAGCCTGGCTTCATGAAATGGGAGACCTTCAAGACTGTCGTGGATGATCTGGCTTCTATCTATCCGGAATCGTTTTTCCATATGTGGGGGGAGTCGTTGCTGCATCCGGAATTCAACCGTTTTGTGCGTTATGCCAAGGATCACGGATTTGTTGAAGTGTTTGTGAATACGAATGGCAACATCGATCGGGATGAAAAGTGGTTTCGTGAATTGGTGGCGTCGGGTATTGATGTGCTTCAGGTCGATATTGATGGTAATGACCAGGAAACTTATGGAAAATATCGCTATAATGGCAAGTTGGAACTGATTTTTAACTTTATTAACAATATTCAGAGAATCAAATCAGAAACGAACAGCAAGACTCCAATGATTACTCCTTTCATTGTCGTTAATGAGTACAACAAGGAACAATTGCCGGATCTCCGCAAGCGTCTCAACGCCATGGGCTTGCCCGATATCAAGATGCGTAACATCAAGAATTTTATTGCCAGGGAGAATGCGGATTCTGCCGATTCGTATTCACAATTTAATGCACGCCAGTCGGGATTTGGTGGCCTTGTACTCTTGAAGCAGGATGACAGCAGCATCCGTAACCAGTGTGAATACAAAAAGGTGCTGGCTTGTCCCAGTCTCTGGTCGTATCTTCATATCACCTCCCAGGGGAAATATGTTCCCTGTTGCCAATCATATAATCAAGAGGATGTTCTGGACTCGGTTGATACCATTAAACCCATGGCATTCTGGTATTCCAAACGGATGCGGGCGTTGCGCCGCATGAATTTGGATTCCCCTCAGGATATTCCGATTTGTCGGTCCTGTGGCTTTATCCGGAGAAGAACTTCTTCTAGTCCTGTCAGTCCTTCCAGTCAGATTCAGGAATAA
- a CDS encoding CHAD domain-containing protein: METAVKIKGAPIKDRHSTGETFGLILRYNFDYLQEWAPIARHGENIEGVHQARVSLRRMRSALGLFRKAIPRSITDPWSMEMQWIASTMGAARDLDVFIHEGLKAMSGKIPLESGEKKLTALAEQRRTEAYAQVRTMMESERYQAFMRDFPAWLDSSGWYKDDMPSAERNRMNKNIRRYASMVLSKRMASTLSYGNRLKEMNSVELHALRIECKKLRYAFEFFLPLFVEKGMLSFGQHLKGLQDLLGVMNDVSVMPGLLEKILADSTDLETIQYAGALIGWRARQYEEIRAQLTTRWEEFAGAALPWMK; the protein is encoded by the coding sequence ATGGAGACCGCAGTCAAGATCAAGGGAGCCCCCATCAAGGACAGACACAGTACCGGGGAGACGTTTGGGCTCATTTTGCGCTACAATTTCGACTATCTGCAAGAGTGGGCTCCCATTGCCCGCCATGGAGAAAACATCGAAGGCGTGCATCAGGCCCGAGTGTCGTTGCGGCGCATGCGGTCTGCCCTGGGTCTGTTTCGCAAAGCCATTCCCCGGTCGATCACCGATCCCTGGAGCATGGAAATGCAATGGATCGCCTCCACCATGGGAGCAGCCCGGGATCTGGATGTCTTCATCCACGAGGGCCTGAAGGCCATGTCGGGCAAAATCCCTCTGGAATCGGGCGAAAAAAAGCTGACCGCCCTGGCGGAACAACGTCGGACAGAAGCCTATGCCCAGGTCCGCACCATGATGGAAAGCGAACGGTATCAAGCCTTCATGCGGGACTTTCCCGCCTGGCTCGACTCCAGCGGTTGGTACAAAGACGATATGCCCTCCGCCGAACGCAACCGGATGAACAAAAACATCCGCCGCTACGCCTCCATGGTGCTCAGCAAGCGCATGGCCTCCACCTTGAGCTATGGCAACCGCCTGAAGGAGATGAACAGCGTCGAGTTGCACGCCCTGCGCATCGAATGCAAAAAGCTCCGCTACGCCTTTGAATTCTTTCTGCCGCTGTTCGTCGAAAAGGGAATGCTGAGCTTTGGCCAACACCTCAAGGGATTGCAAGACCTGCTGGGCGTGATGAACGATGTCTCGGTGATGCCCGGACTGCTGGAGAAAATCCTCGCGGATTCCACCGATCTGGAAACGATCCAATATGCCGGCGCCCTCATCGGCTGGCGGGCTCGTCAATACGAAGAAATTCGCGCCCAACTCACCACCCGCTGGGAGGAGTTCGCCGGCGCCGCCCTCCCCTGGATGAAATAA
- a CDS encoding acyltransferase has translation MSSDKTKELPTPSRYARLAYLDGLRGWAALAVFLGHLIRRFGFQYNELPENGLVGKLLYKTPFDLLINGSYSVRIFFIISGFSLSYYYFVNHSREKLMEMAFLRIFRLGVPMVCSAVIIDGCLRMGWYHTRVIEPDFWSAVVGTVTEYLLGIKQGYSSYNAVFWTMTYEYYASMAIFFMLMLAGNFFFWKRALIYLVLGVLLRDSIYLGFLLGVFLCDLTVNFEIQEKLKKRVSCLVFHRIEFVVFLSYLSIFTVLKQFPRLWSVLAYLIGENLFEYIMLFFLVVMATLNGKYSRFLSNSVSGMLGKLSLSLYFVHMPVIYTFSMWLHGSIAPWFEDPVMAAMTTIGVTLPVTFFLSYLFWAIIEARLVRSVLSSLRQWFGWLSDSFRPYALFGMNRILS, from the coding sequence ATGTCTTCCGATAAAACCAAAGAGCTGCCCACTCCATCCAGGTATGCCAGACTGGCCTATCTGGACGGTTTGCGTGGGTGGGCAGCTCTTGCGGTATTTCTTGGGCATCTCATCAGACGGTTTGGTTTTCAGTACAATGAGCTTCCTGAAAATGGGCTTGTTGGGAAACTGTTATATAAGACTCCATTCGATTTATTGATTAATGGTTCATATTCTGTTAGGATTTTTTTTATAATAAGTGGATTCAGTTTGTCCTATTATTATTTTGTTAATCACAGTCGTGAGAAACTGATGGAAATGGCCTTTCTGAGAATCTTCCGGCTTGGCGTTCCCATGGTATGTTCAGCGGTGATTATTGATGGTTGTCTCAGGATGGGATGGTACCATACAAGAGTAATCGAGCCGGATTTCTGGTCGGCTGTTGTTGGTACCGTGACAGAATATTTGCTGGGAATCAAACAAGGGTATTCTTCTTATAATGCGGTCTTCTGGACGATGACCTATGAATATTATGCGTCCATGGCTATCTTTTTTATGTTGATGCTGGCAGGAAACTTCTTTTTCTGGAAGCGTGCATTGATTTATCTGGTTCTCGGGGTTCTGCTGAGAGATAGTATTTATCTTGGATTTCTGCTTGGAGTGTTTTTGTGTGATTTGACGGTTAATTTTGAGATTCAGGAGAAATTAAAGAAAAGAGTTTCCTGTCTGGTATTTCATAGAATTGAATTTGTTGTTTTTTTGTCGTATTTGTCAATTTTTACGGTTCTGAAACAATTTCCAAGACTTTGGAGTGTTTTGGCTTATCTGATTGGTGAAAATCTGTTTGAATATATTATGCTTTTCTTTCTGGTGGTTATGGCAACATTGAATGGAAAATATTCCCGTTTCCTCTCAAATTCGGTATCAGGAATGTTGGGAAAATTGTCTCTTTCTTTGTACTTTGTTCACATGCCAGTCATCTATACTTTCTCGATGTGGCTGCATGGATCGATTGCTCCCTGGTTTGAAGATCCAGTCATGGCGGCAATGACCACGATAGGAGTAACGCTTCCGGTAACCTTTTTTCTCAGTTATCTTTTTTGGGCGATCATTGAGGCACGATTGGTTCGTTCTGTTTTGTCTTCTTTGCGTCAATGGTTTGGATGGTTGTCGGATAGCTTCAGGCCGTATGCGCTGTTTGGCATGAATCGGATCCTCTCTTGA
- the lipB gene encoding lipoyl(octanoyl) transferase LipB, translating into MNSSGCHSSVTPCALWRHERLDYQTAWDRQRQRVEAIVAGGAPGVFWLLEHDPVYTVGRSGQRGEILDASIPVVETDRGGRVTWHGPGQTVGYVIRDLRPDIHAVRAHVDKLEETVIRTLAGWGVVAEREAKNPGVWVGGEKIAALGVRIRHGVAYHGFAINRAPDLRAYGGIVPCGLSGRGVTSLAKLGIEVTRVALETRLLGVFQEVFQVEWVDEPWQEN; encoded by the coding sequence TTGAATTCATCCGGTTGTCATTCGTCTGTCACCCCCTGCGCCCTCTGGCGCCACGAGCGCCTTGACTACCAGACCGCTTGGGACCGACAGCGGCAGCGGGTGGAGGCGATTGTGGCCGGGGGGGCGCCGGGGGTGTTTTGGCTGCTGGAACATGATCCGGTCTACACGGTGGGGCGTTCCGGGCAGCGGGGGGAGATCCTGGACGCATCGATTCCCGTGGTGGAGACGGACCGGGGCGGGCGGGTCACTTGGCATGGGCCGGGGCAGACGGTGGGTTATGTGATCCGGGATTTGCGTCCCGACATCCACGCCGTGCGCGCCCATGTGGACAAACTGGAAGAGACGGTCATCCGCACCCTGGCGGGATGGGGGGTGGTCGCGGAACGGGAGGCGAAAAATCCCGGCGTATGGGTGGGCGGGGAAAAAATCGCCGCGTTGGGGGTTCGCATTCGTCACGGGGTGGCGTATCATGGTTTCGCGATCAATCGCGCCCCGGATTTGCGGGCTTATGGGGGGATCGTTCCCTGCGGACTGTCCGGACGGGGTGTCACCTCCCTGGCCAAGCTGGGAATCGAGGTGACCCGTGTGGCCTTGGAGACCCGTCTGCTGGGGGTTTTCCAGGAGGTTTTTCAGGTGGAATGGGTGGATGAACCATGGCAAGAGAACTGA
- a CDS encoding NUDIX hydrolase, with product MARELTTPFLAADVIIELIDHPGRPIVLIDRLNPPYGWAIPGGFVDRGVESVERAAVREALEETSLEVRLIALLGIYSNPARDSRLHTATAIYVGEAHGTPRAADDAKGVHVVPVEAIPGNLAFDHNLVLDDYRVFRATGRVAPLREIPE from the coding sequence ATGGCAAGAGAACTGACGACCCCTTTTCTGGCCGCTGACGTGATCATCGAATTGATCGATCATCCGGGCCGTCCCATCGTGTTGATCGATCGGCTCAATCCTCCCTATGGATGGGCCATTCCGGGGGGATTCGTCGATCGGGGGGTGGAGAGCGTCGAGCGGGCCGCCGTGCGCGAGGCGTTGGAGGAGACCAGCCTGGAGGTGCGGTTGATCGCCTTGTTGGGAATCTATTCCAACCCGGCGCGGGATTCCCGTTTGCACACCGCCACGGCGATTTACGTGGGGGAGGCCCACGGCACGCCGCGGGCCGCCGATGACGCCAAAGGGGTGCATGTGGTGCCGGTGGAGGCGATCCCCGGAAATCTGGCTTTTGATCATAATCTGGTATTGGACGACTATCGGGTGTTTCGCGCCACCGGGCGCGTAGCCCCCTTGCGGGAGATCCCCGAATGA
- the ppk2 gene encoding polyphosphate kinase 2, with protein MRENGMTTENTKKTDATPDILTKRLAADDGASKIILGKGSQQAQRSARPKFKKMSEDEYLNIMTPLHIELVKMQNWVKENGVKIIALFEGRDASGKGGTIKRFIEHLNPRGCRVVALEKPTDQERSQWYFQRYVQHLPSAGEICLFDRSWYNRAGVERVMGFCSKDQVKEFLRSVPEFERMLVNSGITLFKFYFSVSKEEQLRRFNSRMNDPLKQWKLSPVDKESQDKWEDYTKAKEDMFFYSSTPECPWTIIKSDDKKRARINGIKYVLSQLPYKGKNKEILDYDKRVVRTVAEEIGID; from the coding sequence ATGCGGGAGAACGGAATGACCACTGAGAACACCAAGAAAACCGACGCCACACCCGATATCCTCACCAAGCGTCTGGCCGCTGACGACGGCGCCAGCAAAATCATCCTGGGCAAAGGGAGCCAGCAGGCGCAACGCAGCGCCCGTCCCAAGTTCAAGAAGATGTCCGAGGATGAGTATCTCAACATCATGACCCCGCTCCATATCGAGCTGGTCAAGATGCAAAACTGGGTCAAGGAGAATGGCGTCAAGATCATCGCCCTCTTCGAGGGGCGCGACGCTTCGGGCAAGGGTGGTACCATCAAGCGGTTCATCGAACATCTCAACCCCCGTGGATGCCGGGTCGTGGCCCTGGAAAAACCCACGGATCAAGAGCGCAGCCAGTGGTATTTCCAACGCTATGTGCAACATCTGCCCTCGGCGGGTGAAATCTGTCTCTTTGACCGCAGCTGGTACAACCGGGCGGGCGTGGAGCGGGTGATGGGATTCTGCTCCAAGGATCAGGTGAAAGAGTTCCTGCGCTCGGTTCCGGAATTCGAACGGATGCTGGTCAACTCCGGCATCACCCTGTTCAAGTTCTATTTTTCCGTCAGCAAGGAAGAGCAGTTGCGTCGTTTCAACAGCCGCATGAACGACCCCCTCAAGCAGTGGAAACTCTCCCCGGTGGACAAAGAGTCCCAGGATAAGTGGGAAGACTACACCAAGGCCAAAGAGGACATGTTCTTCTACTCCTCCACCCCCGAGTGTCCCTGGACCATCATCAAGTCCGATGACAAAAAACGGGCGCGCATCAACGGAATCAAGTATGTCCTGAGCCAGCTCCCCTACAAGGGCAAGAACAAGGAAATCCTGGACTACGACAAGCGCGTGGTGCGCACCGTGGCCGAGGAAATCGGCATCGATTAA
- a CDS encoding response regulator, whose product MPPVNRAGDNGFRKDRPSGSQGTVPSRLFQGVWSLLAAYLLGSALTIGGFMLDSAIRHSPLEGGLIFALVVIFFLLAYRLLIRPRQLERARNAEQLAEINRYTHAILDSMANGLLVIDVQGSILTVNRAFLALTGYEASTWLGQTVFGLFDGADGGWLRAMQAGTLAGEDTFLLARDGTRIPVQVTASRLALHASVPEETILVIQDLRERHEAEANLLRYQNHLQEMVNERTAKLEESMVAANAASLAKNEFLANMSHEIRTPMTAIIGMTDLVLNTRLTTEQRDKLIIVQNASNNLLTLINGILDLAKIEAGQLLLERISFDLRSVVENVCDLIAVKAHEKDLELFCYIAPEIPDLVIGDPNRLTQILINLIANAIKFTEKGEVTVLVQRADWPADPVGGESRERGVGVMFSVADTGIGIPDDRQEKIFERFTQADGSITRKFGGTGLGLTISKVLAELMGGSIRVESEIDEGSIFHVMLRFGGVRRAVVDAAGVEAGDRGAAPTIGQALAGVRILIADPHLLGRTIAVEILHSFGAVVGEAEDVVALTTALDEAQVENRPWEVLMLDQRMVEIHGPALSDLTNHPGWRGKAAILLSANRRAEDLPGIGALPEMVPIIKPLKRVSLLRCLKALLEGRVCELSLEPAGWPFVDTTMPSLRILLAEDLEENRELAVEILEKAGHQVVAVKDGQEALDRMLAAPGFDLVLTDLHMPRMDGYELTRRIRERSDVSGRLPIVAVTARALPGERALCLASGMDDFLVKPYRPVELLNVTARVALKRRQKSRKGAPRDVPVLSLVEDKGLFQESASQWRKGVAALLQPLRTAMDDKNSRRAREQSETLKKLAIGLGAERLKLKTVRLGVAVRAEEWLKAEKLFKELETECVAVSEAVRELV is encoded by the coding sequence ATGCCCCCTGTCAACCGTGCGGGAGACAACGGCTTCCGGAAGGATCGACCATCCGGGAGTCAGGGTACTGTACCCTCTCGTTTGTTTCAGGGGGTGTGGTCCCTGTTGGCCGCCTATCTGTTGGGTAGCGCACTGACCATCGGCGGCTTTATGCTGGATTCCGCAATCCGGCATTCTCCCCTGGAGGGGGGGCTGATTTTCGCGTTGGTGGTGATTTTTTTTCTGCTCGCCTATCGGTTGTTGATTCGACCCCGACAGCTTGAACGGGCGCGCAACGCTGAACAATTAGCCGAAATCAACCGTTACACCCATGCCATTCTGGACTCCATGGCCAACGGTTTGCTGGTCATCGACGTACAGGGATCCATCCTCACGGTCAATCGGGCCTTTCTGGCACTGACCGGTTATGAGGCCTCGACATGGCTGGGACAAACCGTTTTCGGTCTGTTCGACGGAGCGGACGGCGGGTGGTTGCGCGCCATGCAAGCGGGCACCCTGGCCGGAGAGGACACTTTCCTCCTGGCCAGGGATGGCACCCGCATTCCGGTTCAGGTCACCGCGTCGCGGTTGGCGCTTCACGCAAGCGTGCCAGAAGAGACGATTCTCGTCATTCAGGATCTCCGGGAGCGGCACGAGGCGGAAGCCAATCTGCTGCGCTATCAGAACCATCTCCAGGAGATGGTCAACGAGCGGACCGCCAAACTGGAAGAGTCCATGGTGGCCGCCAATGCCGCCAGTCTTGCCAAGAACGAATTCCTGGCCAATATGAGCCATGAAATCCGTACCCCCATGACCGCCATCATCGGCATGACCGATCTGGTGCTCAATACCCGCCTCACCACCGAGCAGCGTGACAAGCTGATCATTGTCCAAAACGCCTCGAACAATCTCCTGACGCTCATCAACGGCATTCTGGATCTGGCCAAAATCGAGGCGGGTCAATTGTTGTTGGAGCGCATCTCCTTTGACCTGCGCTCGGTGGTGGAAAATGTCTGCGATCTGATCGCGGTCAAGGCCCATGAAAAAGATCTGGAACTGTTTTGTTACATCGCTCCGGAAATCCCGGATCTGGTCATTGGTGATCCCAACCGTTTGACGCAGATTCTCATCAACCTGATCGCCAACGCCATCAAGTTCACCGAAAAAGGCGAGGTGACGGTTTTGGTGCAACGGGCGGACTGGCCGGCGGATCCGGTGGGTGGAGAGTCGCGGGAACGGGGTGTGGGGGTAATGTTTTCTGTGGCCGATACCGGCATCGGCATTCCCGATGATCGCCAGGAGAAGATTTTCGAGCGGTTCACCCAGGCGGATGGCTCCATCACCCGCAAGTTTGGTGGTACTGGATTGGGTTTGACCATCAGCAAGGTGTTGGCGGAGTTGATGGGAGGATCAATCCGTGTGGAAAGCGAGATCGACGAGGGGAGCATTTTTCATGTGATGCTGCGTTTCGGGGGGGTGCGTCGTGCGGTGGTGGACGCAGCCGGGGTGGAGGCGGGTGACCGGGGGGCTGCGCCGACCATCGGTCAGGCCCTGGCGGGGGTGCGGATTTTGATCGCCGATCCCCATTTGTTGGGCCGCACCATTGCCGTCGAGATTCTGCACAGCTTCGGGGCGGTGGTGGGGGAAGCGGAGGATGTGGTCGCTTTGACGACTGCCTTGGACGAAGCCCAGGTCGAAAATCGACCCTGGGAGGTGCTGATGCTGGATCAGCGCATGGTGGAAATTCATGGCCCGGCCTTGTCGGATTTGACCAATCATCCGGGTTGGCGTGGCAAGGCGGCCATTTTGTTGTCGGCCAACCGTCGCGCCGAAGATCTGCCCGGCATCGGGGCGTTGCCGGAGATGGTGCCGATCATCAAGCCGCTCAAGCGGGTCAGTCTGTTGCGGTGTCTGAAGGCGTTGCTGGAAGGGCGGGTGTGCGAGTTGTCCCTTGAACCCGCCGGTTGGCCTTTTGTCGATACCACGATGCCGTCGTTGCGCATTTTGCTGGCGGAAGACCTGGAAGAAAACCGGGAACTGGCGGTTGAAATTCTGGAGAAGGCGGGTCATCAGGTGGTGGCGGTCAAGGATGGCCAGGAGGCTTTGGATCGTATGTTGGCGGCTCCCGGATTCGATCTGGTGCTGACCGATCTGCATATGCCCCGGATGGACGGTTATGAATTGACCCGTCGGATCCGGGAAAGGTCGGATGTCAGCGGACGGCTCCCCATCGTGGCGGTCACGGCCCGCGCCCTGCCGGGAGAACGGGCGCTGTGTCTGGCCTCGGGCATGGACGATTTTTTGGTGAAGCCCTATCGCCCGGTGGAACTGCTCAACGTCACTGCCCGGGTCGCTTTGAAACGGCGCCAGAAATCCCGCAAAGGGGCGCCCAGGGATGTGCCGGTGTTGTCTTTGGTGGAAGACAAGGGGCTGTTTCAGGAGTCGGCCTCCCAATGGCGCAAGGGCGTGGCCGCCTTGTTGCAACCGCTGCGCACGGCCATGGACGACAAGAACTCCCGTCGCGCCCGAGAACAAAGCGAAACCCTCAAAAAACTCGCCATCGGTCTGGGCGCGGAACGGCTGAAACTCAAGACCGTGCGCTTAGGTGTGGCGGTGCGGGCCGAGGAGTGGCTGAAGGCGGAAAAATTGTTCAAGGAGCTGGAAACCGAGTGCGTCGCGGTGAGCGAGGCGGTGCGGGAACTGGTGTAG